A window from Neodiprion fabricii isolate iyNeoFabr1 chromosome 2, iyNeoFabr1.1, whole genome shotgun sequence encodes these proteins:
- the LOC124176177 gene encoding probable medium-chain specific acyl-CoA dehydrogenase, mitochondrial isoform X2, whose product MFRMSLSQVISRSVRQAAVRSFSSQAAVPNGYNFQLSETQREMQELARKFTREEIIPVAAEHDRTGKFPWEIVKKAWGLGLMNGHIPQHCGGMGIGIFETCLVGEEFTYGCSGIAGGLGSTDLGQMPVIIAGTKEQQKKYLGRLIDEPLLAAYCVTEPGAGSDVSAIKTRAEKKGNEWVINGTKMWITNGGVANWYFVLARTNPDPKAPTSKAFTGFIVERDTPGLTPGRKEMNMGQRASDTRMITFEDVRVPQENVLLGEGQGFKIAMGAFDKTRPPVASGAVGLAQRALDEATKYALERKTFGKPIAEHQAVAFLLADMAIGIETARLAWMKAAWAVDNGQRNTFLASIAKCYAADVANKCATDAVQIFGGCGFNTEYPVEKLMRDAKIYQIYEGTAQIQRMIISRALLSEAQQGGK is encoded by the exons TCAggtctttttcttctcaagcTGCAGTACCAAATGGCTACAATTTCC agCTTTCTGAGACGCAGCGAGAAATGCAGGAACTTGCCAGGAAGTTCACAAGAGAAGAAATAATTCCTGTAGCTGCGGAGCACGATAGAACTGGAAAATTCCCATGGGAAATTGTCAAGAAAGCCTGGGGTCTGGGACTCATGAACGGACACATTCCACAGCATTGCG GAGGAATGGGAATAGGTATTTTTGAGACGTGTCTGGTTGGTGAGGAATTCACATACGGATGTTCCGGTATAGCTGGTGGTCTTGGATCCACAGACTTAGGA CAAATGCCTGTGATTATTGCTGGAACTAAAGAACAACAAAAGAAATACTTGGGAAGACTCATTGACGAACCACTTCTAGCG GCCTACTGTGTAACCGAACCTGGGGCTGGATCTGACGTAAGCGCCATTAAAACTCGagcagagaaaaaaggaaatgaatGGGTTATCAATGGCACTAAAATGTGGATAACAAATGGCGGTGTTGCCAATTG GTACTTTGTTCTGGCTCGCACTAATCCAGACCCTAAAGCACCGACTAGTAAGGCATTTACTGGTTTCATCGTTGAGCGGGATACCCCGGGTCTAACTCCTGGACGTAAA GAAATGAATATGGGGCAAAGAGCATCTGATACCCGCATGATCACATTTGAAGATGTACGTGTCCCACAGGAGAATGTCTTGCTCGGTGAGGGTCAAGGTTTCAAGATTGCAATGGGAGCTTTTGACAAAACTCGTCCTCCG GTTGCGTCTGGTGCAGTTGGACTGGCGCAAAGAGCACTGGACGAAGCTACCAAGTATGCTCTGGAACGAAAAACTTTCGGCAAACCCATTGCCGAACATCAGGCAGTAGCTTTCCTGTTGGCTGATATGGCGATTGGAATCGAAACAGCTCGGCTAGCTTGGATGAAAGCTGCTTGGGCTGTCGATAACGGCCAAAGGAACACCTTTCTAGCCAGTATTGCTAAATGTTATGCCGCAGACGTGGCTAATAAGTGCGCCACAGATGCAGTACAG ATATTTGGCGGCTGTGGTTTCAACACTGAATACCCTGTAGAGAAACTAATGAGAGACGCTaagatttatcaaatatacgaAGGTACAGCTCAAATTCAAAGAATGATTATATCACGTGCTTTATTGTCAGAGGCTCAACAAGGTGGTAAATGA
- the LOC124176180 gene encoding early nodulin-like protein 2 isoform X2 produces MHEGRMAAATTDGGGPGSPPAAALSEASSVTLAPATSAPVPVSTSVSAPAPVLETGPPQPQQVQTETATHHPPTLASQGSAAVPAATVEATVKMCHIGVS; encoded by the coding sequence ATGCACGAGGGCCGAATGGCAGCAGCAACGACCGACGGAGGGGGTCCGGGTAGCCCACCGGCGGCCGCTCTGTCCGAGGCCTCCTCGGTCACCCTGGCCCCTGCAACCTCTGCCCCTGTCCCTGTCTCAACCTCGGTATCAGCCCCTGCCCCGGTCCTTGAAACGGGACCACCGCAGCCCCAACAGGTACAAACTGAAACTGCAACGCATCACCCACCTACACTAGCCTCGCAGGGCAGCGCTGCCGTGCCAGCCGCCACCGTCGAAGCCACAG
- the LOC124176180 gene encoding early nodulin-like protein 2 isoform X1, producing MHEGRMAAATTDGGGPGSPPAAALSEASSVTLAPATSAPVPVSTSVSAPAPVLETGPPQPQQVQTETATHHPPTLASQGSAAVPAATVEATVTHRSSSRRR from the exons ATGCACGAGGGCCGAATGGCAGCAGCAACGACCGACGGAGGGGGTCCGGGTAGCCCACCGGCGGCCGCTCTGTCCGAGGCCTCCTCGGTCACCCTGGCCCCTGCAACCTCTGCCCCTGTCCCTGTCTCAACCTCGGTATCAGCCCCTGCCCCGGTCCTTGAAACGGGACCACCGCAGCCCCAACAGGTACAAACTGAAACTGCAACGCATCACCCACCTACACTAGCCTCGCAGGGCAGCGCTGCCGTGCCAGCCGCCACCGTCGAAGCCACAG TGACACATCGGTCGTCGTctcgacgacgatga
- the LOC124176177 gene encoding probable medium-chain specific acyl-CoA dehydrogenase, mitochondrial isoform X3, producing MFRMSLSQVISRSVRQAAVRSFSSQAAVPNGYNFQLSETQREMQELARKFTREEIIPVAAEHDRTGKFPWEIVKKAWGLGLMNGHIPQHCGGIGMNTFDSCMIGEELAYGCSGIASGIGSTKLGQMPVIIAGTKEQQKKYLGRLIDEPLLAAYCVTEPGAGSDVSAIKTRAEKKGNEWVINGTKMWITNGGVANWYFVLARTNPDPKAPTSKAFTGFIVERDTPGLTPGRKEMNMGQRASDTRMITFEDVRVPQENVLLGEGQGFKIAMGAFDKTRPPVASGAVGLAQRALDEATKYALERKTFGKPIAEHQAVAFLLADMAIGIETARLAWMKAAWAVDNGQRNTFLASIAKCYAADVANKCATDAVQIFGGCGFNTEYPVEKLMRDAKIYQIYEGTAQIQRMIISRALLSEAQQGGK from the exons TCAggtctttttcttctcaagcTGCAGTACCAAATGGCTACAATTTCC agCTTTCTGAGACGCAGCGAGAAATGCAGGAACTTGCCAGGAAGTTCACAAGAGAAGAAATAATTCCTGTAGCTGCGGAGCACGATAGAACTGGAAAATTCCCATGGGAAATTGTCAAGAAAGCCTGGGGTCTGGGACTCATGAACGGACACATTCCACAGCATTGCG GTGGTATTGGAATGAATACGTTTGATTCTTGTATGATTGGAGAGGAACTTGCATACGGATGCTCTGGTATTGCTAGTGGCATTGGATCCACAAAATTAGGA CAAATGCCTGTGATTATTGCTGGAACTAAAGAACAACAAAAGAAATACTTGGGAAGACTCATTGACGAACCACTTCTAGCG GCCTACTGTGTAACCGAACCTGGGGCTGGATCTGACGTAAGCGCCATTAAAACTCGagcagagaaaaaaggaaatgaatGGGTTATCAATGGCACTAAAATGTGGATAACAAATGGCGGTGTTGCCAATTG GTACTTTGTTCTGGCTCGCACTAATCCAGACCCTAAAGCACCGACTAGTAAGGCATTTACTGGTTTCATCGTTGAGCGGGATACCCCGGGTCTAACTCCTGGACGTAAA GAAATGAATATGGGGCAAAGAGCATCTGATACCCGCATGATCACATTTGAAGATGTACGTGTCCCACAGGAGAATGTCTTGCTCGGTGAGGGTCAAGGTTTCAAGATTGCAATGGGAGCTTTTGACAAAACTCGTCCTCCG GTTGCGTCTGGTGCAGTTGGACTGGCGCAAAGAGCACTGGACGAAGCTACCAAGTATGCTCTGGAACGAAAAACTTTCGGCAAACCCATTGCCGAACATCAGGCAGTAGCTTTCCTGTTGGCTGATATGGCGATTGGAATCGAAACAGCTCGGCTAGCTTGGATGAAAGCTGCTTGGGCTGTCGATAACGGCCAAAGGAACACCTTTCTAGCCAGTATTGCTAAATGTTATGCCGCAGACGTGGCTAATAAGTGCGCCACAGATGCAGTACAG ATATTTGGCGGCTGTGGTTTCAACACTGAATACCCTGTAGAGAAACTAATGAGAGACGCTaagatttatcaaatatacgaAGGTACAGCTCAAATTCAAAGAATGATTATATCACGTGCTTTATTGTCAGAGGCTCAACAAGGTGGTAAATGA
- the LOC124176177 gene encoding probable medium-chain specific acyl-CoA dehydrogenase, mitochondrial isoform X1, with protein MFRMSLSQVISRSVRQAAVRSFSSQAAVPNGYNFQLSETQREMQELARKFTREEIIPVAAEHDRTGKFPWEIVKKAWGLGLMNGHIPQHCGGLECGIFDGCMVAEELAYGCTGIKTAMEGSGLGQMPVIIAGTKEQQKKYLGRLIDEPLLAAYCVTEPGAGSDVSAIKTRAEKKGNEWVINGTKMWITNGGVANWYFVLARTNPDPKAPTSKAFTGFIVERDTPGLTPGRKEMNMGQRASDTRMITFEDVRVPQENVLLGEGQGFKIAMGAFDKTRPPVASGAVGLAQRALDEATKYALERKTFGKPIAEHQAVAFLLADMAIGIETARLAWMKAAWAVDNGQRNTFLASIAKCYAADVANKCATDAVQIFGGCGFNTEYPVEKLMRDAKIYQIYEGTAQIQRMIISRALLSEAQQGGK; from the exons TCAggtctttttcttctcaagcTGCAGTACCAAATGGCTACAATTTCC agCTTTCTGAGACGCAGCGAGAAATGCAGGAACTTGCCAGGAAGTTCACAAGAGAAGAAATAATTCCTGTAGCTGCGGAGCACGATAGAACTGGAAAATTCCCATGGGAAATTGTCAAGAAAGCCTGGGGTCTGGGACTCATGAACGGACACATTCCACAGCATTGCG GAGGATTAGAATGTGGTATTTTTGACGGTTGCATGGTGGCGGAAGAGCTTGCCTATGGCTGTACAGGGATAAAGACTGCAATGGAGGGATCAGGTCTCGGC CAAATGCCTGTGATTATTGCTGGAACTAAAGAACAACAAAAGAAATACTTGGGAAGACTCATTGACGAACCACTTCTAGCG GCCTACTGTGTAACCGAACCTGGGGCTGGATCTGACGTAAGCGCCATTAAAACTCGagcagagaaaaaaggaaatgaatGGGTTATCAATGGCACTAAAATGTGGATAACAAATGGCGGTGTTGCCAATTG GTACTTTGTTCTGGCTCGCACTAATCCAGACCCTAAAGCACCGACTAGTAAGGCATTTACTGGTTTCATCGTTGAGCGGGATACCCCGGGTCTAACTCCTGGACGTAAA GAAATGAATATGGGGCAAAGAGCATCTGATACCCGCATGATCACATTTGAAGATGTACGTGTCCCACAGGAGAATGTCTTGCTCGGTGAGGGTCAAGGTTTCAAGATTGCAATGGGAGCTTTTGACAAAACTCGTCCTCCG GTTGCGTCTGGTGCAGTTGGACTGGCGCAAAGAGCACTGGACGAAGCTACCAAGTATGCTCTGGAACGAAAAACTTTCGGCAAACCCATTGCCGAACATCAGGCAGTAGCTTTCCTGTTGGCTGATATGGCGATTGGAATCGAAACAGCTCGGCTAGCTTGGATGAAAGCTGCTTGGGCTGTCGATAACGGCCAAAGGAACACCTTTCTAGCCAGTATTGCTAAATGTTATGCCGCAGACGTGGCTAATAAGTGCGCCACAGATGCAGTACAG ATATTTGGCGGCTGTGGTTTCAACACTGAATACCCTGTAGAGAAACTAATGAGAGACGCTaagatttatcaaatatacgaAGGTACAGCTCAAATTCAAAGAATGATTATATCACGTGCTTTATTGTCAGAGGCTCAACAAGGTGGTAAATGA
- the LOC124176177 gene encoding probable medium-chain specific acyl-CoA dehydrogenase, mitochondrial isoform X4 → MQELARKFTREEIIPVAAEHDRTGKFPWEIVKKAWGLGLMNGHIPQHCGGLECGIFDGCMVAEELAYGCTGIKTAMEGSGLGQMPVIIAGTKEQQKKYLGRLIDEPLLAAYCVTEPGAGSDVSAIKTRAEKKGNEWVINGTKMWITNGGVANWYFVLARTNPDPKAPTSKAFTGFIVERDTPGLTPGRKEMNMGQRASDTRMITFEDVRVPQENVLLGEGQGFKIAMGAFDKTRPPVASGAVGLAQRALDEATKYALERKTFGKPIAEHQAVAFLLADMAIGIETARLAWMKAAWAVDNGQRNTFLASIAKCYAADVANKCATDAVQIFGGCGFNTEYPVEKLMRDAKIYQIYEGTAQIQRMIISRALLSEAQQGGK, encoded by the exons ATGCAGGAACTTGCCAGGAAGTTCACAAGAGAAGAAATAATTCCTGTAGCTGCGGAGCACGATAGAACTGGAAAATTCCCATGGGAAATTGTCAAGAAAGCCTGGGGTCTGGGACTCATGAACGGACACATTCCACAGCATTGCG GAGGATTAGAATGTGGTATTTTTGACGGTTGCATGGTGGCGGAAGAGCTTGCCTATGGCTGTACAGGGATAAAGACTGCAATGGAGGGATCAGGTCTCGGC CAAATGCCTGTGATTATTGCTGGAACTAAAGAACAACAAAAGAAATACTTGGGAAGACTCATTGACGAACCACTTCTAGCG GCCTACTGTGTAACCGAACCTGGGGCTGGATCTGACGTAAGCGCCATTAAAACTCGagcagagaaaaaaggaaatgaatGGGTTATCAATGGCACTAAAATGTGGATAACAAATGGCGGTGTTGCCAATTG GTACTTTGTTCTGGCTCGCACTAATCCAGACCCTAAAGCACCGACTAGTAAGGCATTTACTGGTTTCATCGTTGAGCGGGATACCCCGGGTCTAACTCCTGGACGTAAA GAAATGAATATGGGGCAAAGAGCATCTGATACCCGCATGATCACATTTGAAGATGTACGTGTCCCACAGGAGAATGTCTTGCTCGGTGAGGGTCAAGGTTTCAAGATTGCAATGGGAGCTTTTGACAAAACTCGTCCTCCG GTTGCGTCTGGTGCAGTTGGACTGGCGCAAAGAGCACTGGACGAAGCTACCAAGTATGCTCTGGAACGAAAAACTTTCGGCAAACCCATTGCCGAACATCAGGCAGTAGCTTTCCTGTTGGCTGATATGGCGATTGGAATCGAAACAGCTCGGCTAGCTTGGATGAAAGCTGCTTGGGCTGTCGATAACGGCCAAAGGAACACCTTTCTAGCCAGTATTGCTAAATGTTATGCCGCAGACGTGGCTAATAAGTGCGCCACAGATGCAGTACAG ATATTTGGCGGCTGTGGTTTCAACACTGAATACCCTGTAGAGAAACTAATGAGAGACGCTaagatttatcaaatatacgaAGGTACAGCTCAAATTCAAAGAATGATTATATCACGTGCTTTATTGTCAGAGGCTCAACAAGGTGGTAAATGA